In Thauera sp. JM12B12, one DNA window encodes the following:
- a CDS encoding phosphoglycerate kinase — MQVKKLAELDVRGKKVFIRADLNVPQDEAGNITEDTRIRASIPSIRYCLDNGAAVMVTSHLGRPTEGELHAEDSLMPVAVRLGLLLDKPVRLIQNWVDGGFEVKPGEVVLLENCRCNKGEKKDNEELAKKMAALCDIYVNDAFGTAHRAEATTHGIARFAPVACAGMLMGAEIDALSQATENPARPLVAIVGGAKVSTKLTILKTLAEKVDQLIVGGGIANTFLLAAGKRIGESLAEPEMVREAQQVMDIMKARGAEVPLPVDVVVADEVSALARANRIPVDEVGPHDRILDFGPKSSAKLADIIAHAGTIVWNGPVGVFEYPQFAGGTKMMASAIAHSEAFSIAGGGDTLAAIAKFHIAEDVGYISTGGGAFLEFLEGKTLPAIAALEARFES; from the coding sequence ATGCAAGTCAAGAAACTCGCCGAACTCGACGTGCGCGGCAAGAAGGTGTTCATCCGTGCCGACCTCAACGTGCCGCAGGACGAGGCCGGCAACATCACCGAAGACACCCGCATCCGCGCCTCGATTCCCTCCATCCGCTACTGCCTCGACAACGGCGCGGCGGTAATGGTCACCTCCCACCTCGGCCGTCCGACCGAGGGCGAACTGCACGCCGAGGACTCGCTGATGCCGGTGGCCGTGCGCCTGGGCCTGCTGCTCGACAAGCCGGTGCGCCTGATCCAGAACTGGGTCGATGGCGGCTTCGAGGTGAAGCCGGGCGAGGTCGTCCTGCTCGAGAACTGCCGCTGCAACAAGGGCGAGAAGAAGGACAACGAGGAGCTGGCGAAGAAGATGGCCGCGCTGTGCGACATCTACGTCAATGACGCCTTCGGCACCGCCCACCGCGCCGAGGCCACCACCCACGGCATCGCCCGCTTCGCCCCGGTGGCCTGCGCCGGCATGCTGATGGGCGCCGAGATCGACGCGCTCTCCCAGGCCACGGAGAACCCGGCCCGCCCGCTGGTGGCCATCGTCGGCGGCGCCAAGGTGTCGACCAAGCTGACCATCCTCAAGACCCTGGCCGAGAAGGTCGACCAGCTCATCGTCGGCGGCGGCATCGCCAACACCTTCCTCCTCGCCGCCGGCAAGCGCATCGGCGAATCGCTGGCCGAGCCCGAGATGGTGCGCGAAGCCCAGCAGGTCATGGACATCATGAAGGCGCGTGGCGCCGAAGTGCCGCTGCCGGTCGACGTGGTGGTGGCCGACGAGGTCTCGGCGCTCGCCCGCGCCAACCGCATCCCGGTGGACGAGGTCGGGCCGCACGACCGCATCCTCGACTTCGGCCCGAAGAGCTCCGCCAAGCTCGCCGACATCATCGCCCACGCCGGCACCATCGTCTGGAACGGCCCGGTCGGCGTGTTCGAGTATCCCCAGTTCGCCGGCGGCACCAAGATGATGGCCTCGGCCATCGCCCACTCCGAGGCGTTCTCGATCGCGGGCGGCGGCGACACCCTGGCGGCGATCGCCAAGTTCCACATCGCCGAAGACGTGGGCTACATCTCCACCGGCGGTGGCGCCTTCCTCGAGTTCCTCGAAGGCAAGACCCTGCCGGCAATCGCGGCGCTGGAAGCACGTTTCGAGAGCTGA
- the gap gene encoding type I glyceraldehyde-3-phosphate dehydrogenase has protein sequence MSIKVAINGFGRIGRCTLRAIYEQGLQNEFEVVAINASGDLATNAHLLKYDTTHGRFATSVETEGESIIIIDGKKIPFYSTKDPKGVNWGSHGVDVLLECTGAYTTKAKAQALLDMGAKRVLISAPGGDDVDTTIVMGVNEEVLRGDMTVVSNASCTTNCLAPVAKILADSVGIKQGLMTTIHAYTNDQVTVDVRHKDLRRARAAAANIIPTKTGAAKAVGLVLPQLVGKVDGFALRVPTINVSLVDLTFTAERATTKEEINALMTAAANGPLKGILAVNTEPLVSSDFNHTTVSSTFDATQTRVIKGEDGSVLVKVLAWYDNEWGYSCRMLDAARAFYNAK, from the coding sequence ATGAGCATCAAGGTCGCCATCAACGGTTTCGGTCGTATCGGTCGCTGCACGCTGCGCGCCATCTACGAGCAGGGCCTGCAGAACGAGTTCGAAGTGGTCGCCATCAACGCCTCCGGCGATCTGGCCACGAACGCCCACCTGCTCAAGTACGACACCACCCATGGCCGCTTCGCCACCTCGGTCGAGACCGAAGGCGAAAGCATCATCATCATCGACGGCAAGAAGATCCCCTTCTACTCCACCAAGGACCCCAAGGGCGTGAACTGGGGCAGCCACGGCGTGGACGTGCTGCTCGAGTGCACCGGCGCCTACACCACCAAGGCCAAGGCCCAGGCCCTGCTCGACATGGGCGCCAAGCGCGTGCTGATCTCCGCCCCGGGCGGTGACGACGTCGACACCACCATCGTCATGGGCGTGAACGAGGAAGTGCTGCGCGGCGACATGACCGTCGTCTCCAACGCCTCCTGCACCACCAACTGCCTGGCCCCGGTCGCCAAGATCCTGGCCGACAGCGTCGGCATCAAGCAGGGCCTGATGACCACGATCCACGCCTACACCAACGACCAGGTCACCGTGGACGTGCGCCACAAGGACCTGCGCCGCGCGCGTGCCGCCGCCGCCAACATCATCCCGACCAAGACCGGCGCCGCCAAGGCCGTCGGCCTGGTGCTGCCGCAACTCGTGGGCAAGGTCGATGGCTTCGCGCTGCGCGTGCCCACGATCAACGTCTCGCTGGTCGACCTCACCTTCACCGCCGAGCGCGCCACCACCAAGGAAGAGATCAACGCGCTGATGACCGCCGCGGCCAACGGTCCGCTGAAGGGCATCCTCGCGGTCAACACCGAGCCGCTGGTGTCGTCCGACTTCAACCACACCACCGTCTCCTCCACCTTCGACGCCACCCAGACCCGCGTCATCAAGGGCGAGGACGGCTCGGTGCTGGTCAAGGTGCTGGCCTGGTACGACAACGAGTGGGGCTACTCCTGCCGCATGCTCGACGCCGCCCGCGCCTTCTACAACGCCAAGTAA
- the tkt gene encoding transketolase has product MQSTRNVKPPVFNPITGAIRALAMDAVQQANSGHPGAPMGMAEIAEVLWRHHLKHNPANPKWADRDRFVLSNGHGSMLIYALLHLTGYDLPIDELKRFRQLHSKTPGHPEYGYAPGIETTTGPLGQGITNAVGMALAEKILAAEFNRPGHDIVNHHTYVFLGDGCLMEGISHEACSLAGTWGLGKLVAFYDDNNISIDGHVDGWFTDDTPKRFEAYGWQVIRDVQGHDPVAIEAAIQQAKANTTQPTLICCKTIIGAGAPNKQDSHDVHGAPLGAAEIEAARAHIGWNHPPFHIPADVYAAWDARTKGASLEAQWNAAFAAYRAAHPELAAEFERRMAGELPADWDAHVAAVLAKVTDKAETIATRKASQNAIEAYAPKLPELLGGSADLAGSNLTLWSGAKGVSKTSGGNYVYYGVREFGMAAIANGVALHGGLIPYTATFLMFSEYARNALRMAALMKIRQIFVFTHDSIGLGEDGPTHQPVEQTATLRLIPNMDVWRPCDTTESAVAWASAIARKSGPTAMCFSRQNLPFQTRSAEQVSAIDRGGYVLSEAAGGKPQAVVIATGSEVALAIAAQKTLAEQGVAVRVVSMPSTNVFDRQDAAYKASVLPAGLPRVAVEAGCTDGWYKYVGLEGRVIGIDRFGESAPAGELFKYFGITADAVVQAVQAVL; this is encoded by the coding sequence ATGCAGTCGACCCGCAACGTCAAGCCCCCGGTCTTCAACCCCATCACCGGCGCGATCCGTGCCCTGGCGATGGACGCCGTGCAACAGGCCAATTCCGGCCACCCCGGCGCGCCGATGGGCATGGCCGAGATCGCCGAAGTGCTGTGGCGCCACCACCTCAAGCACAACCCGGCCAATCCAAAGTGGGCCGACCGCGACCGCTTCGTGCTGTCGAACGGCCACGGCTCGATGCTGATCTACGCGCTGCTCCACCTCACCGGCTACGACCTGCCGATCGACGAGTTGAAGCGCTTCCGCCAGCTGCACAGCAAGACCCCGGGCCACCCCGAATACGGCTACGCCCCCGGCATCGAGACCACCACCGGCCCGCTCGGCCAGGGCATCACCAACGCGGTGGGCATGGCACTCGCCGAGAAGATCCTCGCCGCCGAGTTCAACCGCCCCGGCCACGACATCGTCAACCACCACACCTACGTCTTCCTGGGCGACGGTTGCCTGATGGAAGGCATCTCGCACGAGGCCTGCTCGCTCGCCGGCACCTGGGGCCTGGGCAAGCTCGTGGCCTTCTACGACGACAACAACATCTCGATCGACGGCCATGTCGACGGCTGGTTCACCGACGACACGCCGAAAAGGTTCGAGGCGTATGGATGGCAGGTCATCCGCGACGTCCAGGGCCACGACCCGGTGGCGATCGAAGCAGCGATCCAGCAGGCCAAGGCCAACACCACCCAGCCCACGCTGATCTGCTGCAAGACCATCATCGGCGCGGGCGCACCGAACAAGCAGGACAGCCACGACGTGCACGGCGCCCCGCTCGGCGCGGCCGAGATCGAGGCTGCGCGCGCCCACATCGGCTGGAACCACCCGCCCTTCCACATCCCGGCCGACGTGTACGCCGCCTGGGACGCCCGCACCAAGGGTGCCTCGCTCGAGGCGCAATGGAACGCTGCCTTCGCCGCCTACCGTGCCGCCCACCCCGAGCTCGCCGCCGAGTTCGAGCGCCGCATGGCCGGCGAGCTGCCCGCCGACTGGGACGCCCACGTCGCCGCGGTGCTGGCCAAGGTGACCGACAAGGCCGAGACCATCGCCACCCGCAAGGCCAGCCAGAACGCCATCGAGGCCTACGCGCCCAAGCTGCCCGAACTCCTCGGCGGCTCGGCCGACCTCGCCGGCTCCAACCTCACGCTGTGGTCGGGCGCCAAGGGGGTCAGCAAGACCAGCGGTGGCAACTACGTGTATTACGGCGTGCGCGAGTTCGGCATGGCGGCGATCGCCAACGGCGTCGCGCTGCACGGCGGCCTGATCCCCTACACCGCCACCTTCCTGATGTTCAGCGAGTACGCGCGCAACGCCCTGCGCATGGCTGCGCTGATGAAGATCCGCCAGATCTTCGTGTTCACCCATGATTCGATCGGCCTCGGCGAGGACGGCCCCACCCACCAGCCGGTGGAGCAGACCGCCACGCTGCGCCTGATCCCCAACATGGACGTGTGGCGCCCCTGCGACACCACCGAATCCGCCGTCGCCTGGGCGAGCGCGATCGCGCGCAAGTCTGGCCCGACCGCGATGTGCTTCTCGCGCCAGAACCTGCCCTTCCAGACCCGCAGCGCAGAGCAGGTCTCCGCGATCGACCGGGGCGGCTACGTGCTGTCCGAGGCCGCAGGTGGCAAGCCGCAGGCGGTCGTCATCGCCACCGGCTCCGAGGTCGCGCTCGCCATCGCCGCGCAGAAGACCCTGGCCGAGCAAGGCGTCGCCGTGCGCGTGGTGTCCATGCCCTCGACCAACGTCTTCGACCGCCAGGACGCCGCGTACAAGGCGAGCGTGCTGCCCGCCGGCCTGCCGCGGGTCGCGGTCGAGGCCGGCTGCACCGACGGCTGGTACAAGTACGTCGGCCTCGAGGGCCGCGTGATCGGCATCGACCGCTTCGGCGAATCGGCCCCGGCGGGCGAGCTCTTCAAGTATTTCGGCATCACCGCGGATGCGGTGGTGCAGGCAGTGCAAGCGGTGCTCTGA
- a CDS encoding phosphoribulokinase encodes MSMKHPIIAVTGSSGAGTTTVKHTFEAIFHRENVNAAIVEGDSFHRYTRAEMKALIEEAESKGRRGISHFGPEANLLPELETLFRAYGEAATGRRRYYIHNEAEAMRWNLPLGTFTEWEDLPVGTDCLFYEGLHGALVTEDVNVARHVDLLIGVVPTINLEWIQKLHRDTKLRGYTAEAVQDTILRRMHDYVHYIVPQFACTHINFQRVPVVDTSNPFIARDVPTQDESMVVIRFRDPRGVDFPYLLRMIHDAFMSRANTIVIPGGKLDLAMQLILTPLIWKLMERRRQWV; translated from the coding sequence ATGTCCATGAAGCACCCGATCATCGCGGTCACCGGCTCGTCCGGGGCGGGCACCACGACCGTGAAACACACCTTCGAGGCGATCTTCCACCGCGAGAACGTCAACGCGGCGATCGTCGAGGGCGACAGCTTCCACCGCTACACGCGCGCCGAGATGAAGGCGCTCATCGAGGAGGCCGAGAGCAAGGGCAGGCGCGGCATCAGCCACTTCGGCCCCGAAGCCAACCTGCTGCCCGAACTCGAGACCCTGTTCCGCGCCTATGGCGAGGCGGCCACCGGCCGTCGCCGCTACTACATCCACAACGAAGCCGAGGCCATGCGCTGGAATCTGCCGCTCGGCACCTTCACCGAATGGGAGGACCTGCCGGTCGGCACCGACTGCCTGTTCTACGAGGGCCTGCACGGGGCGCTGGTGACCGAGGACGTCAACGTCGCCCGTCATGTAGACCTGCTCATCGGCGTGGTGCCGACGATCAACCTCGAGTGGATCCAGAAGCTGCACCGCGACACCAAGCTGCGGGGCTACACCGCCGAGGCCGTGCAGGACACCATCCTGCGCCGCATGCATGACTACGTGCATTACATCGTCCCGCAGTTCGCCTGTACCCACATCAACTTCCAGCGCGTGCCGGTGGTCGACACGTCGAATCCATTCATCGCCCGCGACGTGCCGACGCAGGACGAGTCCATGGTGGTGATCCGCTTCCGCGACCCGCGCGGCGTCGATTTCCCCTACCTGCTGCGCATGATCCACGACGCCTTCATGAGCCGCGCCAACACCATCGTGATCCCGGGCGGCAAGCTCGACCTCGCGATGCAGCTGATCCTCACGCCGCTGATCTGGAAGCTGATGGAACGCCGCCGGCAGTGGGTCTAG
- a CDS encoding inositol monophosphatase, with product MPTAALRLARARALESLVRDIAREEILPRYLKSARNRKADGSLFTEADLESQRRFCEALPKFLPGAVLGEEMTAAEQGDCWNEGARGLWCIDPIDGTTNFANGIPLFAVSIAYMIDHEPVIGVVYNPITDESFYAARGAGAFLNGNELPLRAGASSLRDAVAGVDFKRISHHLGDELAVRPPYYSQRNFGSSALEWCFVAAGRLDVYVHGGQMLWDYAAGHLILSEAGGQAEALDGGKLLSGPAIKRGVIAAASPTLFTEWSAWIKGHS from the coding sequence ATGCCTACTGCCGCGCTGCGTCTCGCGCGCGCCCGTGCGCTCGAATCCCTGGTCCGCGACATCGCCCGCGAGGAAATCCTGCCGCGCTACCTGAAATCCGCCCGCAACCGCAAGGCCGACGGCTCGCTGTTCACCGAAGCCGATCTCGAATCCCAGCGCCGCTTCTGCGAGGCGCTGCCGAAGTTCCTCCCCGGCGCCGTGCTCGGCGAGGAGATGACTGCGGCAGAGCAGGGAGACTGCTGGAACGAGGGCGCGCGCGGCCTGTGGTGCATAGACCCGATCGACGGCACGACCAACTTCGCCAACGGCATCCCGCTGTTCGCGGTCTCGATTGCCTACATGATCGATCACGAGCCGGTGATCGGCGTGGTCTACAACCCGATCACGGACGAATCCTTCTACGCCGCACGCGGCGCCGGCGCCTTCCTCAACGGCAACGAGCTGCCGCTGCGCGCCGGCGCCTCCAGCCTGCGCGACGCGGTCGCGGGGGTGGACTTCAAGCGCATCAGCCATCACCTCGGCGACGAGCTCGCCGTGCGCCCGCCCTACTACTCGCAGCGCAACTTCGGCTCCAGCGCCCTCGAGTGGTGCTTCGTCGCTGCCGGCCGCCTGGACGTCTATGTCCATGGCGGACAGATGCTGTGGGACTACGCGGCCGGCCATCTGATCCTCTCCGAGGCGGGCGGCCAGGCCGAGGCGCTCGATGGCGGCAAGCTGCTGTCCGGCCCTGCGATCAAGCGCGGGGTGATCGCCGCCGCCAGCCCGACGCTGTTTACCGAGTGGTCGGCCTGGATCAAGGGCCACTCCTGA
- a CDS encoding 16S rRNA (uracil(1498)-N(3))-methyltransferase, producing the protein MISRFHFPGRLSAAGEIALPEALAHHAVRVLRLRDGAPVVLFDGEGNEADATLSVRGKAVHARLESPRGVDRESPLTVVLVQALASGDKMDWVVQKAVELGVTAIQPVQAERSVLKLAGERAERRHAHWQQVAVSACEQCGRNRIPEVRPLQPLAHWLAGHRGALNYVLAPGGAAGFAHEPAPAGGVHLLVGPEGGWSDLELAAFDAAGCRRVRLGPRILRTETAGLAALAALQARWGDF; encoded by the coding sequence ATGATTTCACGCTTCCACTTTCCTGGCCGGCTTTCCGCAGCGGGCGAGATCGCGCTTCCCGAGGCGCTCGCCCACCACGCCGTGCGCGTGCTGCGCCTGCGCGACGGTGCGCCGGTCGTGCTGTTCGACGGCGAGGGCAACGAGGCCGACGCGACCCTGAGCGTGCGCGGCAAGGCGGTGCATGCGCGGCTCGAGTCGCCGCGCGGCGTCGATCGGGAGTCGCCGCTGACCGTCGTGCTGGTGCAGGCGCTGGCCTCCGGGGACAAGATGGACTGGGTGGTGCAGAAGGCGGTCGAGCTCGGCGTGACGGCGATCCAGCCGGTGCAGGCCGAGCGCTCGGTGCTCAAGCTCGCGGGCGAGCGTGCCGAGCGCCGCCACGCCCACTGGCAGCAGGTCGCGGTGTCGGCCTGCGAGCAGTGCGGTCGCAATCGCATCCCCGAGGTGCGACCGCTGCAGCCGCTGGCGCACTGGCTGGCGGGGCATCGCGGCGCGCTCAACTACGTGCTCGCCCCCGGCGGGGCGGCCGGCTTCGCGCATGAACCAGCGCCCGCGGGGGGCGTGCACCTGCTCGTCGGGCCCGAAGGTGGCTGGAGCGATCTCGAGCTTGCCGCCTTCGATGCCGCCGGCTGCCGCCGCGTGCGTCTAGGCCCCCGCATCCTGCGCACCGAGACTGCCGGTCTGGCCGCGCTGGCGGCGCTGCAGGCGCGCTGGGGCGATTTCTGA
- the pap gene encoding polyphosphate:AMP phosphotransferase, with protein MFESAELGHRTDAKTFAAAVPGLRAELLDAQFDLLELRQFAVVVLINGVDKAGKGETINLLNEWMDPRHIQTWAFDAPTPEEAERPFMWRFWRALPPRGKIGVLFNNWYTQPIRERVARDSKRSGLDQRLDEIRRFEAMLTREGVLLVKFWFHLSKDAQRKRLKELEKEPRTRWRVTERDWYYYDQYDRYREVAGHVLRTTSTGDAPWLIVDGSDPLYRALFVGRTLLAAMRRRLDAASQHWAPRLSAAPLPPCIDQLNVLDRLVRQDMKRKEYEAQLELLQGRLALLSRSPAFRRRNLVLVFEGMDAAGKGGAIRRIAAALDARHYRIVPIGAPTEEERAQPYLWRFWRHLPPRGKVVMFDRSWYGRVLVERVEGFCSEADWMRAYAEINDFEEQLIEAGAVVVKFWLAISKDEQLARFQAREAEPHKRFKISAEDWRNREKWDDYRRAVCDMVDRTSTERAPWTLVEADDKHFARIKILRTLCERIEAALG; from the coding sequence ATGTTCGAATCCGCCGAACTCGGCCACCGCACCGACGCGAAGACCTTCGCCGCCGCCGTGCCCGGCTTGCGCGCCGAATTGCTCGACGCCCAGTTCGACCTCCTCGAACTGCGCCAGTTTGCCGTCGTCGTGCTCATCAACGGGGTGGACAAGGCCGGCAAGGGCGAGACGATCAACCTGCTCAACGAGTGGATGGATCCGCGCCACATCCAGACCTGGGCCTTCGATGCGCCCACTCCGGAGGAGGCCGAGCGTCCCTTCATGTGGCGCTTCTGGCGCGCGTTGCCGCCGCGCGGCAAGATCGGCGTGCTGTTCAACAACTGGTACACGCAGCCGATCCGTGAGCGTGTTGCGCGCGACAGCAAGAGATCCGGGCTCGACCAGCGTCTCGACGAAATCCGGCGCTTCGAGGCCATGCTCACGCGCGAGGGCGTGCTGCTGGTGAAGTTCTGGTTCCACCTCTCCAAGGACGCGCAGAGGAAGCGCCTCAAGGAGCTCGAGAAGGAGCCGCGCACGCGCTGGCGCGTGACCGAGCGCGACTGGTACTACTACGACCAGTACGACCGTTACCGCGAGGTCGCCGGCCATGTGCTGCGCACCACCAGCACCGGCGATGCGCCGTGGTTGATCGTGGATGGCTCCGACCCCCTCTATCGCGCCCTGTTCGTCGGCCGTACCCTGCTGGCTGCCATGCGCCGCCGCCTCGACGCCGCCAGCCAGCACTGGGCGCCGCGCCTGTCGGCTGCACCGCTGCCGCCCTGCATCGACCAGCTCAACGTGCTCGACCGCCTGGTTCGACAGGACATGAAGCGCAAGGAATACGAGGCGCAGCTGGAACTGCTCCAGGGGCGCCTCGCGCTGCTCTCGCGCTCGCCTGCGTTTCGGCGTCGCAATCTCGTGCTCGTGTTCGAGGGCATGGATGCGGCGGGCAAGGGCGGTGCCATCAGGCGCATCGCTGCGGCGCTCGATGCGCGCCATTACCGCATCGTGCCGATCGGCGCCCCCACCGAGGAGGAGCGCGCCCAGCCCTACCTGTGGCGGTTCTGGCGCCATCTGCCGCCGCGCGGAAAGGTGGTGATGTTCGACCGCTCGTGGTATGGCCGCGTGCTCGTCGAGCGCGTGGAGGGCTTCTGCTCCGAGGCCGACTGGATGCGCGCCTACGCCGAGATCAACGACTTCGAGGAGCAGCTCATCGAGGCGGGCGCGGTGGTGGTGAAGTTCTGGCTCGCGATCAGCAAGGACGAGCAACTCGCCCGCTTCCAGGCGCGCGAGGCCGAGCCGCACAAGCGCTTCAAGATCAGCGCCGAGGACTGGCGCAATCGCGAGAAGTGGGACGACTACCGGCGCGCCGTGTGCGACATGGTCGACCGCACCAGCACCGAGCGCGCGCCATGGACCCTGGTCGAGGCCGACGACAAGCACTTCGCGCGCATCAAGATCCTGCGTACGCTCTGCGAGCGGATCGAGGCTGCGCTCGGCTAG
- the argA gene encoding amino-acid N-acetyltransferase yields MPAAVPVVDDATAQFVAWVRGAAPYIHAFRGRTFVVGFGGEVAAGERAQSLAYDCNLLAALGIRLVLVHGARPQIDAELARRGLEPRFHHGLRVTDGDALECVKSAMAVTRFEVEALLSQGLPNTPMAGSYIRVTGGNFITARPVGVVDGVDYQYTGAVRKIIAEEINADLDQQNVVLITPLGVSPAGEIFNLAMEEVAEAVAVALKAEKLIYLCDAPGLFGADGQLVESVTADEAQRKLDTGEGLTEDLDLFLPCAIRAVRKGVARCHLIDRDLDGGLLLEFFTHAGVGTVVSRDPLFRLREATVDDVGALVALISPMEADGTLVRRGRELLEQEIERFTVVEHDGVLVGCAALYPFSEENAAELACLAVMPDYRRAGLGDQLLRRIERRARVQRLERLFVLTTRTAHWFRERGFSEIGPEALPRQKRDLYNFQRRSKVFVKTL; encoded by the coding sequence ATGCCGGCCGCAGTTCCTGTGGTCGATGATGCGACTGCACAGTTCGTTGCCTGGGTGCGCGGCGCCGCGCCCTACATCCATGCCTTTCGCGGGCGCACCTTCGTTGTCGGGTTCGGGGGGGAGGTGGCGGCGGGCGAGCGCGCGCAGAGCCTCGCCTACGACTGCAACCTGCTGGCGGCGCTCGGCATCCGCCTGGTACTGGTGCACGGCGCCCGCCCGCAGATCGATGCGGAGCTCGCCCGCCGAGGGCTCGAGCCGCGCTTCCATCACGGCCTGCGGGTGACCGACGGGGATGCGCTCGAGTGCGTCAAGTCGGCCATGGCAGTGACCCGCTTCGAGGTCGAGGCGTTGCTCTCGCAGGGCCTGCCCAACACGCCGATGGCGGGCAGCTACATCCGCGTGACCGGCGGCAACTTCATCACCGCGCGCCCGGTGGGCGTGGTGGACGGCGTCGATTACCAATACACCGGCGCGGTGCGCAAGATCATCGCCGAGGAGATCAATGCCGACCTCGACCAGCAGAACGTCGTGCTGATCACCCCGCTCGGCGTATCTCCCGCGGGCGAAATCTTCAACCTCGCCATGGAGGAAGTGGCCGAGGCGGTGGCGGTGGCGCTGAAGGCCGAGAAGCTGATCTACCTCTGCGATGCCCCCGGCCTGTTCGGCGCCGACGGCCAGCTCGTCGAGTCGGTGACCGCCGACGAGGCGCAGCGCAAGCTCGACACGGGCGAAGGGCTCACCGAGGACCTCGACCTCTTTCTGCCATGCGCGATCCGCGCCGTGCGCAAGGGGGTCGCGCGCTGTCACCTGATCGACCGCGACCTCGACGGCGGCTTGTTGCTCGAGTTCTTCACCCATGCGGGCGTGGGCACCGTGGTGTCGCGCGACCCGCTGTTCCGCCTGCGCGAGGCCACGGTCGACGACGTCGGCGCGCTGGTGGCGCTGATCTCGCCGATGGAGGCCGACGGTACGCTGGTGCGGCGTGGGCGAGAGTTGCTCGAGCAGGAGATCGAGCGCTTCACCGTGGTCGAGCACGACGGCGTGCTGGTTGGCTGCGCGGCGCTGTATCCGTTCAGCGAGGAAAACGCCGCCGAACTCGCGTGCCTCGCGGTGATGCCCGACTACCGTCGCGCCGGCCTCGGCGACCAGCTCCTCAGGCGCATCGAGCGGCGCGCGCGCGTGCAGCGGCTCGAGCGCCTCTTCGTGCTCACCACCCGCACCGCGCACTGGTTCCGCGAACGCGGCTTCAGCGAGATCGGCCCCGAGGCGCTGCCCAGACAGAAGCGCGATCTGTACAACTTCCAGCGCCGCTCCAAGGTGTTCGTGAAGACCTTATGA
- a CDS encoding diguanylate cyclase — MKWGRKPVANPEADLLGEIAEGVHGIEAVFDAAGRLRWISPSIERLTGFAPGECAAAPDLLELLVHESDREFCRRMMTQVLSGGLPQDFELRLARRGGGSVWVATHWRRRADGAGLRLSAEDIQARKETEYTLLETVAELRRAQALREHYLLRSNDERQRLAALLNLIRLGILFIDHDRRVLYHNRAMLEIWGYPPETQLVGCREAVLRDQAAAVLADPPAYFEHIERTVRDSRGESEEHEVLFADGRIVTDRSAVVPGGDDMRRIGRLWIYEDVTAARRISDRLLELAERDELTGLYNRRRFQEELERMLADAARRDAEVGLLAFDLDGFKPVNDTYGHQAGDEVLVGIAQAVGRIVRRNEMFFRVGGDEFALLVPASTSPGLLELAHRLVEAVGELRFSFAGNTVGVTASVGIARFPENALGAESLVAAADEALYLSKSEGRNRATVSARHCGESARMPASSSDERDSRED; from the coding sequence ATGAAGTGGGGTCGCAAGCCTGTCGCCAACCCGGAGGCGGACCTGCTGGGCGAGATCGCCGAGGGCGTGCATGGCATAGAGGCGGTGTTCGATGCCGCTGGCCGGCTGCGCTGGATCAGCCCCTCGATCGAGCGCCTGACCGGCTTCGCTCCTGGCGAATGCGCGGCTGCGCCGGATCTGCTCGAACTCCTCGTGCATGAATCCGACCGTGAGTTCTGCCGGCGCATGATGACGCAGGTCCTCAGCGGCGGCCTGCCGCAGGATTTCGAGCTGCGGCTCGCGCGCCGGGGCGGGGGCTCGGTGTGGGTGGCCACGCACTGGCGGCGGCGAGCGGACGGCGCTGGACTGCGGCTGTCCGCCGAGGACATCCAGGCGCGCAAGGAGACCGAATACACCCTCCTCGAGACGGTCGCAGAACTGCGGCGGGCGCAGGCGCTGCGCGAACACTACCTGCTGCGCAGCAACGACGAGCGTCAGCGGCTGGCGGCGCTGCTCAACCTCATTCGCCTCGGCATCCTGTTCATCGACCACGATCGGCGAGTGCTGTATCACAATCGCGCGATGCTCGAGATCTGGGGCTATCCGCCCGAGACCCAGCTCGTCGGCTGCCGCGAGGCCGTGCTCCGCGATCAGGCGGCCGCGGTGCTCGCCGACCCTCCGGCCTATTTCGAGCACATCGAACGCACCGTGCGCGACAGTCGCGGCGAGAGCGAGGAGCACGAGGTGCTCTTCGCCGACGGTCGCATCGTGACCGACCGTTCCGCCGTGGTACCGGGCGGTGACGACATGCGCCGGATCGGGCGGCTTTGGATCTACGAGGACGTCACCGCCGCGCGCCGGATCTCCGACCGCCTGCTCGAACTGGCCGAGCGCGACGAACTGACCGGGCTCTACAACCGGCGCCGCTTTCAGGAAGAGCTCGAGCGGATGCTGGCCGATGCGGCCCGGCGCGACGCCGAAGTCGGCCTGCTCGCCTTCGATCTCGACGGCTTCAAGCCGGTCAACGACACCTATGGTCACCAGGCCGGCGACGAGGTGCTGGTGGGCATTGCGCAGGCGGTTGGGCGCATCGTGCGGCGCAACGAGATGTTCTTCCGCGTCGGCGGCGACGAGTTCGCCCTGCTCGTGCCTGCGAGCACGAGTCCGGGGCTGCTCGAACTCGCCCACCGCCTGGTCGAGGCGGTGGGCGAACTGCGCTTCAGCTTCGCGGGCAACACGGTCGGCGTCACCGCGAGCGTGGGCATCGCGCGCTTCCCTGAAAACGCTCTGGGCGCCGAGTCGCTGGTCGCCGCCGCCGACGAGGCGCTCTACCTGTCCAAGAGCGAGGGGCGCAATCGCGCAACCGTCTCGGCGAGGCACTGCGGTGAATCGGCTAGAATGCCGGCTTCGAGCTCCGATGAACGTGACAGCAGAGAGGATTGA